A window of the Branchiostoma floridae strain S238N-H82 chromosome 12, Bfl_VNyyK, whole genome shotgun sequence genome harbors these coding sequences:
- the LOC118428195 gene encoding myb-like protein X, with amino-acid sequence MASDTCTDDLGCDDCDATYYSILADIQKTVGEVEGTLLEGDNNVDATEVKQELRETTIVSETIVTNYSTQVTVTTTQAEKHLQISATEPPDTTEPEGDFAAETGGTPDIPPRCIITTVTKTMTSDDGREVTSTEVSTQEQPNSLGEEEAHLKVSLSATKEIEENTTMMQEILSTLAKKEEEKKQENCMVETEEVEEQEVEKEGGEERKANLNGNSIEQKVLKEEEGVDNVEKEDVEEEDIKQDAVETALKERDAQESEVDNGRVEESEEEEREVDNEVVMRAEAENEEKEVAEQTGEEENKEEEEGVNEEEKDNEVTKGMEEGKVEEDNEVEKEVDEGNMEDNEVEEEDVKEEEEKEVEEEGVKEEKDGESIVEEKGEEDEQQEECEVKGEEVEEAQVKENAVEEEVEEGDEVEATEKAENAEDKDEKEMVEKKEKEGEDKSADGKDVIEGGTVEEDEKLEDEEEGEAKNETDLNDGDDVEEVVEVQVEKNAVEEEVDEGDEVETEEKAENTEVEDENEVAEGEEKEKVEKNAEEKNAVEKDVMEEGTVEEEKLEHKEEGEEENEVDLEDGDDEPITHIKPSDEESEDSTEKTALGAQEETIDKDITSELTELEIHVAIPDEVSDTASPTSDKGTQYPPNKALFTFPDDIPYIDGAESGEEPEDKTEAKKEPITQARKESGDGTKTETVFALEEANAKDTDNEDTNKPDDTAMMDEIMAALGRKKEEEAKRKKEKDEGEEDNKEREKEDDKGAKGKDLDADDQKDADDEKDGKTAKPKDEEGENVEKPEEEEKKKKKRPKLLRCMLPCVYPRKGKKA; translated from the coding sequence atggctTCGGACACCTGTACTGATGACCTTGGTTGTGATGACTGTGACGCCACATACTACAGCATTCTTGCTGACATACAGAAAACTGTGGGTGAGGTGGAAGGAACACTGTTGGAAGGTGACAACAATGTAGACGCTACTGAAGTGAAACAGGAGTTAAGAGAGACCACTATTGTTTCGGAAACAATAGTTACAAACTACAGCACCCAGGTGACAGTTACCACTACCCAAGCTGAGAAACACCTGCAAATTTCAGCTACTGAACCACCCGACACCACAGAGCCTGAAGGAGACTTCGCAGCAGAAACGGGAGGTACGCCCGACATTCCTCCGAGGTGCATCATCACTACAGTTACCAAGACCATGACTTCTGATGACGGCCGTGAAGTGACAAGCACTGAGGTCTCTACACAAGAACAGCCTAACAGTCTGGGTGAGGAAGAAGCTCATCTCAAAGTTAGTCTTTCTGCAACAAAGGAGATTGAGGAGAATACTACAATGATGCAGGAAATTTTGTCTACCTTGGCAAAGAAAGAAGAGGAGAAAAAGCAAGAAAACTGCATGGTTGAGACAGAAGAAGTGGAGGAACAAGAAGTTGAGAAAGAAGGAGGAGAAGAGAGAAAAGCAAACTTAAACGGAAATTCAATTGAGCAAAAAGTGTTGAAGGAAGAAGAGGGGGTAGACAATGTGGAGAAAGAAGACGTGGAGGAAGAAGATATAAAACAAGATGCAGTGGAGACAGCATTGAAAGAAAGAGATGCACAAGAAAGTGAGGTTGACAATGGAAGAGTGGAAGAAAGTGAAGAGGAGGAAAGGGAAGTGGACAATGAAGTGGTGATGAGAGCAGAggcagaaaatgaggagaaagaAGTGGCGGAGCAGACAGGAGAGGAGGAAAATAAAGAGGAGGAAGAAGGAGTGAATGAAGAAGAGAAGGACAATGAAGTAACAAAAGGAATGGAGGAAGGAAAGGTAGAGGAGGACAATGAGGTTGAGAAAGAAGTGGATGAAGGGAATATGGAGGATAATGAAGTGGAGGAAGAAGATGTaaaggaagaagaggaaaaggAAGTGGAGGAAGAAGGAGTGAAGGAAGAGAAAGACGGGGAGAGCATAGTGGAGGAGAAGGGAGAGGAGGACGAGCAACAAGAGGAATGTGAGGTTAAGGGAGAAGAAGTGGAAGAAGCACAAGTAAAGGAAAATGCTGTGGAGGAAGAAGTAGAGGAAGGAGATGAAGTGGAGGCAACAGAGAAGGCAGAAAATGCGGAAGACAAAGATGAGAAAGAGATGGTAGAGAAAAAGGAGAAAGAAGGGGAGGATAAAAGTGCAGATGGGAAAGACGTCATAGAGGGGGGTACAGTGGAAGAAGACGAAAAGCTGGAAGATGAGGAGGAGGGAGAAGCGAAGAATGAGACAGATTTAAATGATGGAGATGATGTAGAAGAAGTAGTGGAAGTACAAGTAGAGAAAAATGCAGTGGAGGAAGAAGTAGATGAGGGAGATGAAGTGGAGACAGAAGAGAAGGCAGAAAATACAGAAGTTGAAGATGAGAACGAGGTGGCAGAGGgagaggagaaagaaaaagtgGAGAAAAATGCTGAGGAGAAAAATGCAGTTGAGAAAGATGTCATGGAGGAGGGCACAGTTGAAGAAGAAAAGCTGGAACATAAGGAGGAGGGAGAAGAGGAGAATGAGGTTGATCTGGAGGATGGAGATGATGAGCCAATTACCCACATCAAACCATCGGACGAAGAATCAGAGGACAGCACTGAAAAGACTGCACTAGGTGCTCAAGAAGAGACAATTGACAAAGACATCACATCAGAACTAACAGAGTTGGAGATCCATGTAGCTATCCCAGATGAAGTTTCAGATACTGCATCTCCAACCAGTGACAAGGGGACCCAATATCCGCCTAACAAGGCATTGTTCACATTCCCTGATGACATACCTTACATCGATGGTGCAGAATCAGGGGAAGAACCAGAGGACAAGACAGAGGCAAAGAAAGAACCAATCACACAGGCAAGGAAAGAGTCAGGTGATGGCACAAAGACAGAAACAGTCTTTGCATTGGAGGAAGCAAATGCAAAGGACACTGACAATGAAGACACAAACAAACCTGATGATACTGCAATGATGGATGAGATCATGGCTGCATTAGGCAGAAAGAAAGAGGAAGAAGCAAAGAGGAAGAAAGAGAAGGACGAAGGAGAAGAAGACAACAAGGAAAGGGAGAAAGAAGATGACAAAGGTGCAAAGGGGAAGGACTTGGATGCTGATGACCAAAAGGATGCTGATGATGAAAAGGATGGCAAAACTGCAAAACCCAAAGATGAGGAGGGAGAAAACGTAGAGAAGCCAGAAgaggaagagaagaaaaagaagaaaaggccAAAGCTGCTGAGGTGCATGCTGCCCTGTGTGTATCCACGGAAGGGGAAGAAAGCCTGA